In Arachis hypogaea cultivar Tifrunner chromosome 2, arahy.Tifrunner.gnm2.J5K5, whole genome shotgun sequence, a genomic segment contains:
- the LOC112732801 gene encoding probable serine/threonine-protein kinase At1g01540 produces MSVYDAAFVETQLSKRTSIFGLRLWVLIGILVGALIVFSLFLLSLCFTSRRNRRHRRNHKPLTPLVSKEIQEIISTPPNPQPHELHLDIRKAAAAEQHRTVVSAVAFSSGESKGGGGGGGGGGGGGSVCETTSSFGSGSVSAGPEVSHLGWGKWFTLREMEDATGGMCEENVIGEGGYGIVYRGVLSDGTNVAVKNLLNNKGQAEREFRVEVEAIGRVRHKNLVRLLGYCVEGAYRMLVYEYVDNGNLDEWLHGDVDSVSPLTWDIRMNIILGTAKGLAYLHEGLEPKVVHRDVKSSNILLDRQWNPKVSDFGLAKLLCSDHSYVTTRVMGTFGYVAPEYACTGMLTEKSDVYSFGILIMEIITGRSPVDYSKPQGEVNLIEWLKTMVGNRKSEELIDPNLPEKPSSKALKLALLVALKCVDPDATKRPKIGHIIHMLEADDILFRDERRTGGESSRSHRNYHHHHEQKDSSRDRKRIGGEITDQSEDDSSSKILPIPLD; encoded by the exons ATGTCAGTCTACGACGCAGCATTCGTAGAAACACAGCTCTCAAAGCGCACTTCCATCTTCGGCCTCCGTCTATGGGTCCTCATCGGAATCCTCGTCGGAGCTCTCATCGTCTTCTCCCTCTTCCTCCTTTCTCTCTGCTTCACCTCCCGCCGCAACCGCCGCCACCGCCGCAACCACAAGCCTCTCACTCCTCTCGTCTCCAAGGAAATCCAGGAAATCATTTCCACTCCTCCCAATCCTCAACCGCATGAACTCCACCTCGACATCAGAAAAGCTGCGGCGGCGGAGCAGCACCGCACGGTGGTGTCTGCTGTGGCGTTCTCAAGCGGAGAAAGCaaaggcggcggcggcggcggaggaggaggaggaggaggaggaagcgTGTGCGAAACGACGTCGTCGTTTGGGAGTGGAAGCGTATCGGCGGGACCAGAGGTTTCGCATCTTGGTTGGGGGAAGTGGTTTACGCTGAGGGAAATGGAGGATGCGACTGGAGGAATGTGTGAGGAGAATGTGATCGGTGAAGGTGGCTATGGAATCGTGTACCGTGGTGTTCTCTCTGATGGTACCAATGTTGCTGTTAAGAATCTCTTGAATAACaa GGGACAAGCTGAGAGAGAATTTAGGGTAGAGGTAGAAGCTATTGGTCGTGTGCGGCACAAGAATCTTGTTAGATTGCTTGGATACTGTGTTGAGGGCGCATACAG GATGCTTGTGTATGAATATGTTGACAACGGAAATCTGGACGAGTGGCTGCATGGGGATGTTGATTCTGTAAGCCCTCTGACTTGGGATATCCGGATGAACATCATCTTGGGAACGGCAAAAGG ATTGGCTTATCTTCATGAGGGGCTCGAACCAAAAGTTGTCCACCGAGACGTGAAATCAAGCAATATACTCCTTGATCGCCAATGGAACCCAAAGGTTTCTGACTTTGGGCTCGCTAAGCTTCTGTGTTCTGATCATAGCTATGTCACAACCCGAGTGATGGGGACATTTGG TTATGTTGCACCGGAGTATGCATGCACTGGAATGCTGACTGAGAAGAGTGATGTTTATAGCTTTGGGATACTTATTATGGAAATAATTACCGGAAGAAGTCCCGTTGATTATAGTAAACCCCAAGGAGAG GttaatttaattgagtggttGAAAACTATGGTTGGCAATAGAAAATCAGAGGAACTCATCGATCCGAACCTTCCTGAAAAGCCGTCTTCAAAGGCTCTTAAGCTTGCTCTATTGGTTGCTCTTAAATGTGTTGATCCTGATGCCACAAAGAGACCTAAAATCGGACACATAATCCACATGCTTGAGGCCGACGACATTCTATTCCGTGAT GAACGGAGGACCGGAGGAGAATCGTCGCGATCCCATCgcaattatcatcatcatcatgagcaAAAGGACTCTAGCAGAGATAGAAAGCGAATAGGTGGAGAGATCACTGATCAAAGTGAAGATGATAGTAGTAGTAAAATCTTGCCCATCCCACTAGATTGA